The proteins below come from a single Streptomyces spongiicola genomic window:
- the mce gene encoding methylmalonyl-CoA epimerase, with amino-acid sequence MLTRIDHIGIACFDLERTVEFYRATYGFEVFHTEVNEEQGVREAMLKINETSDGGASYLQLLEPTREDSAVGKWLARNGEGVHHIAFGTADVDGAADDIRGKGVRVLYDEPRTGSMGSRITFLHPKDCHGVLTELVTSAAPSSAEH; translated from the coding sequence ATGCTGACGCGAATCGACCACATCGGGATCGCCTGCTTCGACCTGGAGCGGACCGTCGAGTTCTACCGGGCCACGTACGGCTTCGAGGTCTTCCACACGGAGGTCAACGAGGAGCAGGGCGTCCGGGAGGCCATGCTCAAGATCAACGAGACCTCGGACGGCGGGGCCTCCTACCTCCAGCTGCTCGAGCCCACCCGCGAGGACTCCGCGGTCGGGAAGTGGCTGGCGAGGAACGGCGAGGGGGTCCACCACATCGCCTTCGGCACGGCGGACGTGGACGGTGCCGCCGACGACATCCGGGGCAAGGGCGTACGCGTCCTCTACGACGAGCCCCGCACCGGCTCGATGGGCTCCAGGATCACGTTCCTGCACCCCAAGGACTGCCACGGAGTCCTCACCGAACTGGTCACTTCCGCCGCCCCCTCATCAGCGGAGCACTGA
- a CDS encoding acetyl-CoA C-acetyltransferase — MTGTKSTTSVIVAGARTPMGRLLGSLKSFSGADLGGFAIKAALDRAGIGGDQVQYVIMGQVLQAGAGQIPARQAAVKAGIPMSVPALTVNKVCLSGLDAIALADQLIRAGEFDIVVAGGQESMTNAPHLLPKSREGFKYGAIGMLDAMAHDGLTDSFEGIAMGESTEKHNTRLGIARPEQDEVAALSHQRAAAAQKNGLFEAEITPVEIPQRKGEPVVFSKDEGIRAETTAESLGKLRPAFAKDGTITAGTSSQISDGAAAVVVMSKARAEELGLDWIAEIGAHGNVAGPDNSLQSQPSNAIAHALGKEGLEVSDLDLIEINEAFAAVAVQSMKDLGVSPEKVNVNGGAIALGHPIGMSGARIVLHLALELRRRGGGIGAAALCGGGGQGDALIVRVPAK; from the coding sequence ATGACCGGAACGAAAAGCACCACATCCGTCATCGTCGCCGGGGCCCGCACTCCGATGGGGCGGCTGCTCGGCTCTCTGAAGTCCTTCTCCGGCGCCGACCTGGGCGGCTTCGCCATCAAGGCCGCGCTGGACCGGGCCGGCATCGGCGGCGACCAGGTGCAGTACGTGATCATGGGCCAGGTCCTGCAGGCCGGCGCCGGGCAGATCCCGGCCCGGCAGGCGGCCGTCAAGGCGGGCATCCCGATGAGCGTCCCGGCGCTCACGGTGAACAAGGTGTGCCTGTCCGGACTCGACGCGATCGCCCTCGCGGACCAGCTGATCCGTGCGGGTGAATTCGACATCGTCGTGGCCGGCGGCCAGGAGTCCATGACCAACGCGCCGCATCTGCTGCCGAAGTCCCGCGAGGGCTTCAAGTACGGCGCGATCGGGATGCTCGACGCCATGGCGCACGACGGTCTCACCGACTCGTTCGAGGGCATCGCCATGGGCGAGTCCACCGAGAAGCACAACACCCGCCTCGGCATCGCCCGTCCGGAGCAGGACGAGGTCGCCGCGCTGTCCCACCAGCGCGCCGCCGCCGCACAGAAGAACGGCCTGTTCGAGGCCGAGATCACGCCCGTCGAGATCCCGCAGCGCAAGGGCGAGCCGGTCGTCTTCAGCAAGGACGAGGGTATCCGCGCCGAGACCACCGCGGAGTCGCTGGGCAAGCTGCGCCCCGCGTTCGCCAAGGACGGCACGATCACGGCCGGCACCTCCTCGCAGATCTCCGACGGCGCCGCCGCCGTGGTCGTGATGAGCAAGGCCAGGGCCGAGGAACTCGGTCTGGACTGGATCGCCGAGATCGGTGCCCACGGGAACGTCGCAGGCCCGGACAACTCGCTCCAGTCCCAGCCGTCCAACGCGATCGCGCACGCCCTGGGGAAGGAGGGCCTGGAGGTCTCGGACCTCGACCTCATCGAGATCAACGAGGCGTTCGCCGCGGTCGCCGTGCAGTCGATGAAGGATCTCGGGGTGTCCCCGGAAAAGGTGAACGTCAACGGCGGGGCGATCGCCCTGGGCCACCCGATCGGCATGTCCGGCGCCCGTATCGTGCTCCATCTCGCGCTGGAGCTGAGGCGGCGCGGCGGCGGGATCGGGGCGGCGGCGCTGTGCGGCGGCGGCGGCCAGGGCGACGCGCTGATCGTGCGCGTGCCGGCGAAGTAA
- the meaB gene encoding methylmalonyl Co-A mutase-associated GTPase MeaB — protein sequence MVDVPQLVAQAREGRPRAVARLISLVEGASPQLREVMAELAPLTGGAYVVGLTGSPGVGKSTSTSALVTAYRKAGRRVGVLAVDPSSPFSGGALLGDRVRMSDHASDPGVYIRSMATRGHLGGLAWAAPQAIRVLDAAGCDVVLVETVGVGQSEVEIASQADTSVVLLAPGMGDGIQAAKAGILEIGDVYVVNKADRDGADATARELNHMLGLGESRAPGDWRPPIVKTVAARAQGVDEVVEALEKHRAWMEEHGVLAERRARRAAHEVETIAVTALRERIGDLAGDRRLDALAERIVAGELDPYAAADELVAGLTGD from the coding sequence ATGGTGGACGTCCCCCAGCTGGTCGCCCAGGCGAGGGAGGGCAGGCCGCGGGCCGTGGCCCGGCTGATCTCACTCGTCGAGGGGGCGTCCCCGCAGCTCCGCGAGGTCATGGCGGAACTCGCGCCGCTGACCGGCGGCGCGTACGTGGTGGGCCTGACCGGTTCGCCGGGCGTCGGCAAGTCGACGTCCACCTCGGCGCTGGTGACGGCGTACCGGAAGGCCGGCCGGCGCGTCGGCGTGCTCGCCGTCGACCCGTCGTCCCCGTTCAGCGGCGGTGCGCTGCTCGGGGACCGGGTGCGGATGTCCGACCACGCCTCCGACCCGGGGGTCTACATCCGCTCGATGGCCACCCGCGGCCACCTCGGCGGCCTGGCCTGGGCCGCGCCGCAGGCGATCCGCGTGCTCGACGCGGCCGGCTGCGACGTGGTGCTCGTGGAGACGGTCGGGGTCGGTCAGTCGGAGGTGGAGATCGCCTCCCAGGCCGACACGTCCGTGGTGCTGCTGGCCCCCGGTATGGGCGACGGCATCCAGGCCGCGAAGGCGGGGATCCTGGAGATCGGCGACGTGTACGTGGTCAACAAGGCGGACCGCGACGGCGCCGACGCCACCGCCCGCGAACTCAACCACATGCTCGGGCTCGGCGAGTCCCGGGCGCCGGGCGACTGGCGCCCGCCGATCGTGAAGACGGTCGCCGCGCGGGCGCAGGGGGTCGACGAGGTCGTCGAGGCCCTGGAGAAGCACCGCGCCTGGATGGAGGAGCACGGTGTCCTCGCGGAGCGCCGCGCCCGGCGCGCCGCGCACGAGGTCGAGACCATCGCCGTCACCGCGCTGCGCGAGCGCATCGGCGACCTCGCCGGTGACCGCCGTCTGGACGCCCTCGCGGAGCGGATCGTCGCGGGCGAACTGGACCCCTACGCGGCGGCGGACGAACTGGTGGCGGGCCTGACCGGCGACTGA
- a CDS encoding B12-binding domain-containing radical SAM protein, whose amino-acid sequence MKHVQKVLLVNAGTDGDVSSIANDGTFPALGVVSLATVLLRDHPYLDVIALDGQITPMPEIEQLIRDFEPDVLGLSALGTSYLNTLRLAEAGKNAGAVTILGNDQAAAMARQILAHRECVDYVCAADVGEFALSAFVDALDGERPVTSVPGLLYRTDEGVVHNRLPEIPAPLVDIGAGAMVGNVLDAIPVPDRSLMPAANWERYRQNYLARYGSLHDDEEVTGVTTINRARGCARVKHPCHFCGIADLNLRFSSPEVFWHDVRAAQQQVAATIFYEAFDSMSSSPRWVERLVQARPKDIGDPRFFVYTQAAETTERIVDLYLRLGVYRVNMGLESGDTRMLKLLKGPRDSLENNRRACALFKEAGLPIYGSLVLGGPGEDHESLDNTVAFARWLIDNEMMAALEAQPLYPDFGALTGRWMMNPDLARATAKDKGFEILDDALLDSMPEKYGRGDIVDFDEISMDWCRIFSRVGWDELVEATRTIRGYADRHGTVSGSARISDSRLA is encoded by the coding sequence GTGAAGCATGTGCAGAAAGTGCTCCTCGTCAACGCCGGCACCGACGGAGACGTGTCCTCGATCGCCAACGACGGCACGTTCCCGGCCCTGGGCGTGGTCTCGCTCGCCACGGTCCTCCTGCGCGACCATCCGTATCTGGACGTGATCGCGCTCGACGGCCAGATCACACCCATGCCGGAGATCGAACAGCTCATCCGGGACTTCGAACCGGACGTCCTGGGACTGAGCGCCCTGGGCACCTCGTATCTGAACACGCTCCGCCTGGCCGAGGCCGGGAAGAACGCCGGGGCCGTGACCATCCTGGGCAACGACCAGGCGGCGGCCATGGCCCGGCAGATCCTGGCCCACCGCGAATGCGTGGACTACGTGTGCGCCGCGGACGTCGGCGAGTTCGCCCTGTCCGCCTTCGTCGACGCCCTGGACGGCGAGCGGCCCGTCACCTCCGTGCCGGGACTGCTGTACCGCACGGACGAGGGCGTCGTTCACAACCGCCTGCCGGAGATCCCCGCGCCCCTCGTCGACATCGGCGCCGGAGCCATGGTCGGCAACGTCCTGGACGCCATACCGGTACCGGACCGCTCCCTGATGCCCGCGGCCAACTGGGAGCGCTATCGGCAGAACTACCTGGCCCGGTACGGGAGCCTGCACGACGACGAGGAGGTCACCGGCGTCACCACCATCAACCGCGCCCGCGGCTGCGCACGGGTGAAGCACCCCTGCCACTTCTGCGGCATCGCCGACCTCAACCTGCGGTTCTCCTCCCCGGAAGTCTTCTGGCACGACGTCCGCGCCGCCCAGCAGCAGGTTGCGGCCACCATCTTCTACGAGGCGTTCGACAGCATGAGCAGTTCCCCGCGCTGGGTGGAACGGCTGGTGCAGGCCCGGCCGAAGGACATCGGCGACCCCAGGTTCTTCGTCTACACCCAGGCCGCCGAGACCACCGAGCGCATCGTCGACCTCTATCTGCGCCTGGGCGTGTACCGGGTCAACATGGGTCTGGAGTCCGGCGACACCCGCATGCTCAAGCTGTTGAAGGGGCCGCGCGACAGCCTGGAGAACAACCGGCGCGCCTGCGCCCTCTTCAAGGAGGCCGGCCTGCCCATCTACGGTTCGCTCGTCCTCGGCGGCCCCGGCGAGGATCACGAGAGCCTGGACAACACCGTCGCCTTCGCCCGCTGGCTGATCGACAACGAGATGATGGCCGCGCTCGAGGCCCAGCCCCTCTACCCCGACTTCGGCGCCCTGACCGGCCGCTGGATGATGAACCCCGATCTCGCCCGGGCCACGGCGAAGGACAAGGGCTTCGAGATCCTCGACGACGCGCTCCTCGATTCCATGCCCGAGAAGTACGGCCGCGGCGACATCGTCGACTTCGACGAGATCTCCATGGACTGGTGCAGGATCTTCAGCCGGGTCGGCTGGGACGAGCTGGTCGAGGCCACCCGCACCATCCGCGGCTACGCCGACCGGCACGGCACCGTCTCCGGATCCGCCCGCATCTCCGACAGCCGACTCGCCTGA
- a CDS encoding LysE family translocator: MLTLLLATALSCALVVLTPGPGVLTVLHIGTGSGRRPAAHFLLGHLAGDLMWALLALVALRWVQLLSPAVFTALTVASALYLVYLGVGALAAAAAPDSGAFAYARRPLAHGAVFGLTNPKSYPVTLAVFTSVIAGNIELLTGATVPLFLLASALGCIAADALLVWIVGLHTVRKLYARAAPWITRGVAFLFFGFAAYSLLHLG, from the coding sequence GTGCTCACCCTCCTGCTCGCCACCGCCCTCTCCTGCGCCCTGGTGGTCCTCACCCCCGGGCCCGGCGTGCTCACCGTGCTGCACATCGGAACCGGCAGCGGGCGCCGTCCGGCCGCTCACTTCCTCCTCGGCCACCTCGCCGGCGACCTCATGTGGGCCCTGCTCGCCCTGGTCGCCCTGCGCTGGGTGCAACTCCTGTCCCCGGCGGTCTTCACCGCTCTGACCGTCGCCAGCGCCCTCTACCTCGTCTACCTCGGCGTCGGGGCGCTGGCCGCGGCCGCCGCACCGGACAGCGGCGCCTTCGCCTACGCTCGCCGCCCCCTCGCCCACGGCGCCGTGTTCGGCCTGACCAACCCCAAGAGCTATCCCGTCACCCTGGCCGTCTTCACGTCCGTGATCGCCGGGAACATCGAGCTGCTCACCGGGGCCACCGTCCCTCTCTTCCTCCTCGCCAGCGCCCTGGGCTGCATCGCCGCCGACGCCCTGCTCGTGTGGATCGTCGGCCTGCACACCGTCCGCAAGCTCTACGCCCGCGCGGCACCCTGGATCACCCGGGGCGTGGCCTTCCTCTTCTTCGGCTTCGCCGCCTACTCGCTCCTCCACCTCGGCTGA
- a CDS encoding MarR family winged helix-turn-helix transcriptional regulator, whose protein sequence is METETATPWLSDAEQCAWRTYLDVNRLLAYQMEKDLQPFGLTINDYEILVNLSESPERRMRMSDLAAATLQSKSRLSHQITRMENAGLVRRENCESDRRGLYAVLTDQGMETMQKVAPHHVDSVRQHFIDLLSPEALAHLHESLKPVAEHLRGRRGRV, encoded by the coding sequence ATGGAAACCGAGACGGCCACGCCCTGGCTGAGCGATGCGGAACAGTGCGCCTGGCGCACCTATCTGGACGTCAACAGGCTGCTTGCGTACCAGATGGAGAAGGATCTGCAACCGTTCGGCCTGACCATCAACGACTACGAGATCCTCGTCAACCTCTCCGAGTCCCCCGAGCGGCGCATGAGGATGAGCGATCTGGCGGCGGCCACACTCCAGTCCAAGAGCCGGCTGTCCCACCAGATCACCCGCATGGAGAACGCGGGCCTGGTGCGCCGGGAGAACTGCGAGTCCGACCGCCGCGGGCTGTACGCGGTGCTCACCGACCAGGGCATGGAGACCATGCAGAAGGTCGCACCGCACCACGTCGACTCCGTGCGGCAGCACTTCATCGACCTGCTGTCCCCGGAGGCTCTCGCCCACCTCCACGAGTCCCTGAAGCCGGTGGCGGAGCACCTGCGCGGCCGCCGGGGCAGAGTCTGA
- a CDS encoding AIM24 family protein has product MSTPVVHDPMSLPSDDNVNSYTFCVELKGSQWFLQKGKMIAYYGRIDFNGIGHGRLDRLMRTSFHSPLHASDWVVAEGSGKMLLADRAFDVNSFDLDDGNLTIRAGNLLAYQPSLALKQSIVPGFLTLIGTGKFVAASNGPVVFMEPPIRVDPQALVGWADCPSPCHHYDHGYMSGVMGGLRQLSGIGGASGEEHQFEFVGAGTVLLQSTEALMPEVVTGAVPHADGVPGGGHGPGQHGTTPRLPGQLGDLQRRFGL; this is encoded by the coding sequence GTGAGCACGCCGGTGGTCCATGACCCGATGTCGCTGCCGAGCGACGACAACGTCAACTCGTACACCTTCTGCGTGGAGCTCAAGGGCTCCCAGTGGTTTCTGCAGAAGGGGAAGATGATCGCCTACTACGGGCGGATCGACTTCAACGGGATCGGCCATGGCCGGCTGGACCGGCTGATGCGCACCAGTTTCCATTCGCCGCTGCACGCGAGCGACTGGGTGGTCGCCGAGGGCAGCGGCAAGATGCTGCTCGCCGACCGGGCCTTCGACGTCAACTCCTTCGACCTCGACGACGGCAATCTGACGATCCGCGCCGGGAACCTGCTGGCGTACCAGCCCTCGCTGGCGCTGAAGCAGTCGATCGTGCCGGGCTTCCTCACCCTGATCGGCACCGGGAAGTTCGTCGCGGCGTCGAACGGGCCGGTGGTCTTCATGGAGCCGCCGATCCGGGTGGACCCGCAGGCGCTGGTGGGCTGGGCGGACTGCCCCTCTCCGTGCCACCACTACGACCACGGTTACATGAGCGGGGTGATGGGCGGTCTGCGGCAGTTGTCCGGGATCGGCGGGGCTTCCGGCGAGGAGCACCAGTTCGAGTTCGTGGGCGCGGGCACGGTGCTGCTGCAGTCGACCGAGGCGCTCATGCCGGAGGTGGTGACGGGTGCGGTCCCGCACGCGGACGGGGTGCCCGGCGGTGGCCACGGCCCCGGTCAGCACGGCACCACCCCGCGCCTGCCCGGTCAGCTGGGGGACCTCCAGCGCCGCTTCGGGTTGTGA
- a CDS encoding AIM24 family protein, producing MPFREVNSKMVEAAVVPGQKMYSQRGAMLAYKGDVSFTPNIAGGQGGLMSMIGRRVTNEAAPLMTVEGSGTVMFGHGGHHIQVVNLTGDTLYVEADRLLAFDGTLQQGTMFMGSQGGVMGMVRGQVTGQGLFTTTLKGHGAVAVMAHGGVVELPITPGRPVHVDPQAYVAHHGDVRNKLSTALGWRDMVGRGSGEAFQLELSGSGVVYVQASEEKL from the coding sequence CCAGAAGATGTACAGCCAGCGCGGCGCGATGCTCGCCTACAAGGGCGACGTCTCCTTCACCCCGAACATCGCCGGCGGCCAGGGCGGCCTGATGTCGATGATCGGGCGCCGGGTCACCAACGAGGCCGCTCCGCTGATGACGGTGGAAGGCTCCGGCACGGTCATGTTCGGCCACGGCGGCCACCACATCCAGGTCGTCAACCTCACCGGTGACACCCTCTACGTCGAGGCCGACCGGCTGCTCGCCTTCGACGGCACGCTGCAGCAGGGCACCATGTTCATGGGCTCCCAGGGCGGGGTCATGGGGATGGTGCGCGGCCAGGTCACCGGCCAGGGCCTCTTCACCACCACCCTGAAGGGCCACGGCGCGGTCGCGGTCATGGCGCACGGAGGGGTGGTCGAGCTGCCGATCACACCCGGCCGGCCGGTCCATGTCGACCCGCAGGCGTACGTCGCCCACCACGGCGACGTGCGGAACAAGCTCTCCACGGCGCTGGGCTGGCGCGACATGGTGGGGCGCGGCTCGGGCGAGGCGTTCCAGCTGGAACTGAGCGGCAGTGGTGTGGTGTACGTCCAGGCGTCGGAGGAGAAGCTGTGA